The window GTGGGCTCACCTGGGTTCATTTATCAATGGCACCCTTCACCAAGAGCCATATCTGATCTGAGATTCTTGATAAATCAGATTCAGTGTGAAGAGGGGACAGTGGACAGCGAAATGCTCAATGCGTGCCCATCGTCCACCAAGTTTGTATAGGTCTACTGCACTTTCATGCCACATTTTGTTAATTCGGTaaacatgaaaaaaggtcaattGTTCTGGTGGTGCCTGGTCAACTTTAGATTCTTTGTCGACCACACAAAACTTGCTTAAAGATTGCATGATAAGTTGTGGTATATCTGTTCAGCATACCATTTAGTTTGTTCGATGGACAATACGCTCTCAAGGCTTGGGTTCGTCCTGTTTGCCTTGTCAGTCCCTTCTTGTGCAACATGTGTTTTTTCGCCTTGTTTGGTTTCCTTCTTTTTGTGCACTTTAGAATACACTTCCTGCCCTGCCCTTTCCAATGAAATACTGCATTTGGTATTGAAAGGGCATCTAGCAGGTCCTGCTTGTATGGGATACAGTTATGAAACTAGTGGTTTGAAATCAACCAACGATCACTATTTTCTTTTTTGATGCCATTTTGATATGTGCCATAGATGCCCCACTACCAGACGCATGGCAGCCCTGGAAACACACCGCAATGATTGATTAGAAATCATTGCTATCTCGTCACAAAGGTCATCTATAGTTTGATCATATCAGAATGTTACATTATTGGTTGTGTGACAGAGTTTTGTTGGTTTAGTTATAGTTGGAGGTCCATGTTCTAAAGGTCTTTAGGTGCCTGTGTCAGTGCTAGAAATCATGCCTGGTGGTCATGTTCTCCATGTAAGGGAGCTGTGAAAAGTGGCGTCATGTCCCAGGGCTCATTACTGTGCCTCAGGTAAACCTGTCACCAAGTCTGGCAAACAAGCTGCCTCCAAAAGATATCAAATCTCAGTAAATCATTGTTTAGGTCAGGGTCCCTTTGAAATTCTTTTCTACCTGGGGTCAATACTTGAGATTAAGAACACATCACAAAGTTGTTTTTTAAGTGGGGGAGGTGCTCTAAACTACTGGGCTGAGATTGTAGGTGGCTGTTACCTGCTTGGGGAATGACCTCTCTCATGGAACATGTCGAGTGGTGTGATAAGGTTTGACTCTTTAGCTTTTAGGCTGAACATATTTCCATTTATCCAAATTGAATTACAGAATAGAATCAGAAGGGTCATGTGCAGCTGTAATTGTTGGATTCTTTTCATGGTAGGCCAGCTAGAAATACTAGGGGCGCTTGAACCAGTGACAGACGTATAGCGTACCATTTTGTGGGGCCAAGGACAGAACGGGTTAATCTGAGTACAGTTCAGTTCTGAGTTTCATTCCTGGTTGATGTTTTTTCACGACGAGGATAAAAGGGAAATTGGAATACAAATATTGCCTGGAGAATGAAAAATAGACTTAGATACCACTTCTCATAGTTGCTATGACTTCCGTAACATGTCAAAATAACATTCCATTTAGGCTTTCATGTGAAGTGAATGTCGCATGCTATGCGGTGGGTCTCTCATATAAAACCTGGTTCACATGATATCCAGCTAGTCAGTAGTCAATCCTAGATAAATTCTCTGGTGTCTCCTTACCAATGTTTTAGTTGACGAAGTACTTTCTCACACTAAAGTTATATTGACGTTATCTGTACTTCACCATCATGAAGTGGCGATCAGGATGTTTGAATGACGCTTCTGAAAAAATGAACCAAGCTGACCACGTTGCAGTGGAGTCACTTCAAGCAGCTTCATGAGGGGACTGGGCCTTCAAGGGTTCAGTCTTCTCCTGCCTTAACTTGGGTGAATCGTGGCAAAGCCCCTCAAGAAAAACAACAGGACAGTTTGTAATCCTGACCTAGAACAGATCAGACTTTTATGGACATTTTTTCCTTCTGAGAGTATAATGTAATTGTGTTagatttcaaaacatttacTTTGTCGGGCTGTGGTTACACAAGTATTTTGTTAATATATGAGAAGTTGGTTCCACTCACAGTTGAAGAAACAAGCAACACAAAACATATACAAAGTTACTCTATTTTTCTGCCAAACTGTGCTTGATACAAACTTAGCATATGTAAACCTTGGAACCTATTAGGCCAAAGTCTTAACACTTTTCATTGCTAAGAACTTTCCTTGGCATTTGCCTGGAAAAAGCTTACATGAAATCGCCTCTAACCACAAAATAGGTTTGCACAGTGTACTTTATCTAGATATAAAAACATAGGATGTTTTTATTGGAGAGAACAAGATCGCAAGTAATACTCATTAATTTCAGATAAATATTTGCTCAATATTTCTGCCCTGGGTTATTCTGATCTGGTCATATGATTTGaatatacatctacatgtatgcccAATGACACCACCAGTGACAACCCAAGACTGTTGTCTATCTTCAGGCAGTTTTCTTACCCTGGCCAGTGCAATCTTGAGCAAAGAACTGTCTTTGTGCATTCTGCAATGATTTCTCAATGTAAGCGTGGACAATGGCGATAGGGTTTGATGCTGCGATGCAAAAATACCCAGCAGTTACAAGATAATAGGTTTTTAAGGAGATTTTCCATCCTTAACGAATAGCATTATTAGCACCATTAACTATATTTGTAACACAATTATCTTTTACTTTTTACGATAAATCTGTCCTTGGGCTCCAGATGGCTTCCTTGGTGAATCTAGCTGTTTGCTTTTCATCCTTTTATTCCCTCATTGGCAACAATATTGCTGCTTTTATTTGCGTCTGCTGGTATTTTGGCAAGATGTACCAGTGGGTCTCTCACATCGCAATCAGGGGTCCTGAAGATTGTTAGTAGGACGTCACgctattgatatcatttgaaaGGAAAAATGAAGCAGTTCAAGCTAGTGCTATTGAACAAAGTTTTTTCCATTGATTTTGCTTTTATTGCAGGCAGGAGAAGAAACAAACTATAGTATTCTTTTCATTGCCttagaaaaaggaaaaaagaggAACCTGTTTTCTCTGATTTATTGATGTTGTTCATTAAATTCCTAACTCTGTTTATAATCGAATTTCTGATGGGGGGTAATGAGctgttcaggtttatctttgaaaacAGTTGATAGACTTGAAGGCTACAACATGAAATGGAGTCTGCCACTTCAATGAATCGAAATTACAAGATAAAAAGTGCTATCAGCCACTTTGGCCTTTGAGAGATAACCAACATGGCCTCTTCTATCGATCTCTGAAAGAGTGCAGCACATTTTCACCTTCGGCGCCCCCTGGGGTTATTTGTTTGCGCCGGCTTGCGGCTGGATTAGTTCTCTCCACACCTTGTGGGTGAACGCTCTCCAGCCAAGCATGACACCCTGCCCAGGTAAATCACTGCCCAGTGGGTGGTGCGTGCAGGTGATCAAACAGCCCCTCATGTCTCCCTAATCCTGATTGGTTGAGGATACAGTTCATCCTCTGGGGTAGATTTCTCATGTTTTGGTTCAACTCAGTGTAATTCTCTGTTTTGAATTCTCCGCTTGAAGAGAGCGCTGAGAAAGTTTACTATGAAGATTTTCTGGTCTAGACCAATTCTTTATTAGCCAGGGTGCTGATGTGCACATGCTCTAGTACTGAAAACCAAGACGTGTTTGCATTTTACCCAACTCAATCATTGCTCACCAATATGATAAATGGccatatgttttatttgaaagaatttGTAGGTTCGAGAGAAATTAACAGCTTTGCAATGTGAGGATCTTCATGAGAATATCATAAAGCAGATGGGTTCAGTGAGGAATTTAAGAACAGGTGTCAGAATCTAAAGCCTAACTTGATGTATGCTATCTATTGCTTTGACCTTGGAACCCTTTCTCAAAATTCCTTTTTAGGCCTACTCATCTATTAAGTGAAGTCTTAGGGATAGGTATATGTGGTATTGTCCAAACCTCCAACAAAATTATGACTTGTGTTGCAGTATTTTTGCAGCATGCTGTATCACAATATCATATCATCATGTGTTCTTTAAGTTCCAAGGTCACCAAATTAATCTAATAAAGCTGAATTGATAGCAGATTCCTGCCCTCTTGTTCTATCATTTGGTGCCCAGACCACATGACACCACAGTGATTACTATATTCCTCAATCCACCTGTCCGAcctaatcatcatgatcttatACTCACTGAGACATTTTCAATAACATCATTGACCCAATATTATTCTGAGAGGAACTACAGGACATGCCCCAGCATGATTGAAAATGTTTTTGCAAAAAATTTCCATACAACATATCATGAATGTATGACAAATGCAATAGAACTTTGTATAATGAAAAGATGTCACCATAAGTTAAGGTCCCATGTAAACCATTTAAACCAGTTGTATTTGGCCACTTTCATAGATTTCTATTTGAGTACTCGGGTATTTTAAAAGAATGTCAGATGTTCTATTAAGATAATAATAATGGTTTTCAGGCTACAAAACAAAGactttttcaagatttttatccattttcagTGACTCATCTATCCAACTCAGTTTCTTATAATTAGCATGATGATGTTCCGTGGCGAACTTTTGTTTTACTTTTTTCTAAATGTGTGTCATCTTTATCTTTGCAGTTTTAAAAGGCAGCATGGACTCCGTGGCATTCCGCAAGGATCTCCAGCTGACGGAAATAAAACTAAACATCAAGAAGTTACACCGGCAAAAGCGTAGTGTGTTCGAGAAAACCAAGGGAAAATATACCGGCTCTGTATTCATGTCATCTAAGTGCGGTGCAAAGTATGGAGAGGGTGACTTTTTATTCGTGGGAAAGATGCGATTTGAGCATGCTATGATAAGATGTGTTCCAAGATGGCGGGACTGGGAAGCTATCCAAAGGGAGGCTCAGCGGACTGGCACGCAATACTGTGAGCTTGACTGAAGTTCTCTTTGGAGATCTTAAGAAATTATAGGGCGCAAGGTGTCGCCCAAGTTATGGTGCCAATTTTGATACATTCCGAGTGATTGAGGACTTTACTCGGTGGGCCGAGGATACCTGTGGACTAAAAGCATATGCTGCATAGGAGTCTGACCTCTGGAGTTAACCTGGACTATAAATGACCTCGAAAAGGTTGAAAGTGAGGTGATAGGTGAAGGATATTTAGGAGAAGGACAGAGGTGTTGTTTTTTCACTGCCATTGCAACCAGTTGGACTATAGTTGTGTTGCACGACCAAACACTGccgtacatcaaaatatcatgagataTAGACCGGCAGCCCAGGGCCCTCGGGTTAGTTGAACTAGGTACCAATATCTGAGTGTGGGAGTGGGTAAAGGGTCATCTGAGATGAATAGATGTGGCAGTCTGCCGGGTACCACCCGTTGCATGTGGGTCTGGGGACCCCCCAAAAGGACCTAAAAATGGTCCCAAGATAGTTGACTGAGATACCACTTGTAACCAATAACACTCTGTGCTTACTACTAAACATACATCAAAAGTCCTAAAGACAGACATTTTTCGCGTCGCTGAGGGTCCGCCAGACCccccaaaaagggccaaaaaaaTGGGCTAGCATAGATGAGCGAGATACCAAGTAAAATTAATGCCAAATGATTAAGCACTGTCCACTGTGTGTAAAACAGGTTACTCCAGATAAATTGTCCGTTGCACAAGCAGTACCAGACACCCCCAAAAATTGACCCCTCGCCCCCAGAGTCCAACTAGGCTAGCTTAGATATTGTAGGTACCAACTGAAACCAGGTTTAAATGATCAATCACACCATTGGGAATAcagaattatcaatggcagacaaaatgtccattgctgtgaccctgccagacccccccaaataggccctggggtacagCTAGGCTAGCCTGGATATTGcaggtaccagctgaaaccaagtttaaatgatcaaaCACACCATAGGGAATACAAaattatcaatggcagacaaaatgtccattgctgtgaccctgccagaccccccccccaaataggccctggggtacagctaggctagcttagatattgtaggtaccagctgaaaccaggtttaaatgatcaatcacaccattgggaatacagaattatcaatggcagacaaaatgtccattgctatgaccctgccagaccccccaaataggccctggggtacaaCTAGGCTAGCCCGGGTATTGcaggtaccagctgaaaccaagtttaaatgatcaagcacACCATAGGGAATGCAAAATTATCAACGGCAggcaaaatgtccattgctatgaccctgccagaccccccccccccccataggcCCTGGGGTACATCTTGGCTAGCCCAGATATTGTAGGTCGGATGTGGTCGTTAGATGTATACAAAACTACAAATATCTGAGACAAACTAAAacatatatttatttcaaacatctAGCTACATGATGGCAATGATGCAGGCAAGGTGATAAAAAAAGACATATTGAGAAGTATGATCTCATAAGGAGTTGTTCTTATGTCTCACTTTCTTTCAGCGATTGACTTAACACTGGAGCAAACCGTTAACAGGGATGCTGCTTCCCCGATGAAGGGAATTGTTGGATTCCAGAATTCGACCAGTGCAATTCGTCGTTGGTGCATTACCTCCACCCAACGAGGAATATCTGTAACCGAGCTGAGGCGACTGACAGGACTCCTACCAGAAGAGCAACCGAGAACACAGCTTCGTCCAAGTCGAATCAAGAAGGATAACCGTCAGGCTCAAGTTCTTCTAGATGCAGTGACTGAATCCTGTGACCCATTCTCTGGACCTGCCTCCACGTCTGCAATCCTGCTGAACATTGCCACAGGAAAGGGAGCCTCTGCTACAACCCAAGAGTACCTCACAAAATCTTTGCCAACCGGTCATGGACTGCAGAAGAAGTTTAGGGAGGAGTGTGTTGAGGATAGCTCCAGATTATTGAAGCCAATAAAGCGGAGAAAAGTGAATAACTTTGCGAGTGAGAACACGAAGACCAAACGATCAGCTAGTTCTAAAGCCATTCCAGTAGTCAACAGTCAACGGGACAAGTTTATCCGGATGCTGGTCGTTATTTCTCAAGAGACCAACTTCGACCTGGAACATGTTGTTAGCTACCCCATCACCGATTTTCCACTAGCCATTGCTCAACCTGATGGTTCACTGCTCAAGACCACGAAAAGCAAGCTCTTGGACAAGCTGGAGTCGATGCAAGACGGAATGACAACACTGCCTCACATTGATGCCACATTGATTGATGGTGGACTGCTGCTTCACTCATATCTTTCAGCTGTTGGAAACATATCCTCATACGGGAATCTTGCAAGAGGTCTGTTGGGCCATGTTTGCTCAAGCATTGCGCATGGACAAGAAATTCATGTCTTGTTTGACAAGTATCTGCCTTCTTCCCTTAAAgaaagtgaaagaaaattaCGTGGGGTTGAAGATCAACCTTTCATCATAAGTGGTAGCGAGCAAGCTCCCAAACAGAGTTGCCAGAAGTTGCTGCAGAATGGCATTTTCAAGGATCAACTGGCCAAATTCTTGATGATTGAGTGGCAGGAGGACCAGTACGGGGCCATCCTTGGAAAGAAGACACTTCTCGTCTCGTATGGGGGTAACTGTCTTCGCATAGTATTCAGTCAAACCAGCTGCAAGATGACTGTCAACTCTCCAGACTCACTGCAAGGAAACCATGAGGAAGCAGATACCCTTATAGCATTCCATGCTGCCTCGGTCACTGGTAGTCTCCTCATTCGAGCCGCGGACACTGATGTCATCGTGATAATCTTGGGGATGCTTGGGCGGAATATAATATGAGTGGGATACCACTGAAGTCGATCATCATGGACTGCGGTTCAGGCAACAGCCGCAGGTAAATTGACATAACAAGCATTGCCAATGCCTTAGAGTTGAAACAAGCCGGACTTTCAGCTGCACTGCCTGGCCTACACGCCTTCACAGGCTGTGATTTCACGTCGTCGTTTTACAGCCCTACGAGCTGCTTGAGAACAACAACGATGGGAATTTGATCAAGTTGTTTAGCAGTATGTCATCCAGAGAAGAACCAAGCCAAAAGAAAGCGGAGGAGTATGTGTGTTCCCTGTATGGAATGAAGGACGTGAAGGAAGTGAATCGAGCAAGGCACAACAAACTGGTTCAAATGACAGGAAAAATTAATCAGGTGAGATGTTCTTCAGAAAATAATTGGAGAATACAATAGTAAGTTTACAGATCTATAAACCTTAAAGCCCCACCATTTCGAATCTCCTTTTATATGAGGCCTTTCCCCTTCAAGACTATGTCAGTACCGGTATAACCGGGTACCAAGGATATCCGTATCCTTCTCAATCGAAAAAATGTAATGTTCATCTACCAAAATCTATCATTGTCAATTCTGATATTTCAGGAAAACCCAATGGCCAATGTAAAAAAGGTTGACCGTGCGCTACTACTACCGTGTGGAAAAGCTCTGTCAAATAAGACTCGCCGTGCACATTATGTGTCTATTGTCTGGGATAATGCGGACTCTCCACAACCAGATCATGATTTGGACCCACTGCAGTACGGATGGAAGGATGAACATGGATATTACACACCTGATTGGTATCCTGGGCCTGCAGAACCTGACAACCTTTTTGGAGGTGATCGTAGGAGTGAGGGAGTTGAGAATACTGATGAAGACGCCGACGGGCAAACTGAAGACTTgtatgatgatgatactgaCATTGACACGGATTCTGGACCAAAATGGAGTGATGACTCAGACAGCGAAAGTGAGATATAAGAACAACTCTTAATGAGATCATACTTCTCAATATGTCTTTTTTTATCACCTTGCCTGCATCAGTGCCATCATGTAGCTagatgtttgaaataaatatatgtTTTAGTTTGTCTCAGATACTTGTGGTTTTGTATACATCTAACGACCACATCCGACCTACAATATCTGGGCTAGCCAAGATGTAACCCAGGgcctatggggggggggggtctggcagggtcatagcaatggacattttgtctgccgttgataattttgcattccctatggtgtgcttgatcatttaaacttggtttcagctggtacctgCAATATCCGGGCTAGCCTAGttgtaccccagggcctatttggggggtctggcagggtcagagcaatggacattttgtctgccattgataattctgtattcccaatggtgtgattgatcatttaaacctggtttcagttggtacctacaatatctaagctagcctagctgtaccccagggcctatttggggggggggtcttgcagggtcacagcaatggacattttgtctgccattgataattttgtattccctatggtgtgcttgatcatttaaacttggtttcagctggtacctgCAATATCCAGGCTAGCCTAGctgtaccccagggcctatttgggggggtctggcagggtcacagcaatggacattttgtctgccattgataattctgTATTCCCAATGGTGTGATTGATCATTTAAACCTGGTTTCAGTTGGTACCTACAATATCTAAGCTAGCCTAGTTGGACTCTGGGGGCGAGGGGTCAATTTTTGGGGGTGTCTGGTACTGCTTGTGCAACGGACAATTTATCTGGAGTAACCTGTTTTACACACAGTGGACAGTGCTTAATCATTTGGCATTAATTTTACTTGGTATCTCGCTCATCTATGCTAGCCCAtttttttggccctttttggggGGTCTGGCGGACCCTCAGCGACGCGAAAAATGTCTGTCTTTAGGACTTTTGATGTATGTTTAGTAGTAAGCACAGAGTGTTATTGGTTACAAGTGGTATCTCAGTCAACTATCTTGGGACCATTTTTAGGTCCTTTTGGGGGGTCCCCAGACCCACATGCAACGGGTGGTACCCGGCAGACTGCCACATCTATTCATCTCAGATGACCCTTTACCCACTCCCACACTCAGATATTGGTACCTAGTTCAACTAACCCGAGGGCCCTGGGCTGCCGGTCTAATATCTAACTTTGCAAATATCATGAGAAATCTCAAATATCATATACTGAGCAAATATCATGAGGTGTCTCATATACCATGAGATTTAGCAATATTGTCATGAAGGGGCCATTATTGATATGGCACATGGGGACGGGGAGAGAGTGAAAGCTACATACATGGAGCAGCATCTCGCTAGAACTATATGTGCTGTAAATAAAACGAGGGGTAAATTAGTTATTCTTTTGTACATGTGTGCAGGAGTGGCTTCCATAGTCATTTCCTATCTAAAATATCTCATCTCAGACTTGCACAGTCATCCAGTTGAGTTCCTAAGTAGCACTATCAAAGTTCAAACTTAATGCTTTAATATGCCAAGAAGCTTTAGATGACAGTCTGCTTAGTATAGTTATGGCTGCTTTCAAATGTTATCCACACATACAATGATTCCATGCAGTTTGCTTGAAGCTTTACCAGGATTTTGGTAAGAAAGACTGCTTTTGTTTCGGTAACCTTTGTTTTTGAAATTGGGCCAATCTGAGTTCAATTGAACACAGTTTCACACTTTTGGCTTTTTTCTGAACCCAGTAATGTCATAAAAACCAAAGGATGATAGTTTATGTATTATCAGGTTGAAAATTTGTAATTAGTAGATTTGAATTAACATATCGGTGTGAATGTAGACGGATGTACGTGAGGAATGAGAGAGGAAAAGTGGTCCTGATTTGACAGTACTGCCATCTAGTTTATGAAATGGGCCATAAGGAATAAGTAGCTAACTTCAGGCTGGTACTTATAGCttgcttttacatgttttatcaaTATGTAtacacttttcaaattttctgtTTCCTTGTGTTTGAATGTGATGAATCTATTGCTAAAAAATTGTAAATAATATTGTAAATAAGAGTTATAAATGTGTCTATTGTACAGAGAAATGAATTTCTTTTGAAGTATTGTAAAGACATTCTGGTGTAAATTTAGAAGATTTTCAGATATGTCATCCAAATGAATTTGCAGCATTAAAAATatcataatcaatgaaatatAACTTTTCCAAATTTTCCACAAGTTGAACTAGTCAAAGGTTGTCATGTATCATATCTGGATCACAATATCTTCTTTGATTTTGTGTGGAGATTTTTAGAATACTTGTTATTATTTAACTTTGAGGAAAACTACCGAGGTATTTGGACCAAACTATTGTCAACAGCTGTATCCATTGGTGTTCAAACTAGCACAGCTGATGAGGGTATTACTGGACTCACATTTTGGAGCTTCAGTGTTCATGCAGGCATAGCTGATCCAGGTAAAAGCTTGAAATGTCAGGTGTTCGACTTCAGTTTTAGAAAGTTGATTTTCACTATTGAAGTGTGGTTGAAATGTTTATTGAGGTGGAAACCACGTACCTCTGGTTTTAAATCATCATCGAATCATCCCTTAACTTTGACTGACACAATTTGCCAGAATTTTGCTGTTATGAATCACTTATCTGTCCAGCTATACATATGTCAATCTCATGAactttgtgaaataaaaataaatcttATGTCGTATGTCAGATTTGATGTTATTTTGTTGGTGATAAGTGCCAAGATAAACCCCAGACCAAGGATAAATGCATTCTGAGGCCGTTGGATAAGGTCATTGTTCCCTCACCACTGCAGAGACAAACAATTGTGGACAATATCATACTTGTGGCAATCTCATCAATGAACACCCTGCCAAACTGAGTATGATAATTCTTCAGAAGAAGTCTCAAGTGTTCTTTGTAGGCCCCAGTGATGATTTCCAGGTCCCATCGTGCAGGACAGTCATCAATAGGCACAAGGAGAAGGATCGTCACAACCTATTAGACAAAATCGGGAGAAAGGGTTCAAACAGTACGTCAACAATCCTGCATCACACCCTATAGGATAGTAGTTGTCACTAGAAATGCAGGaggcactgtcacaacctataaGACAAAATCATGAATGGGTTCAAGCAGAATGTCCAATCACATCAGGCAGGACAGTTATCAATGCACAGCAGAGGATGCTGTCACAACTTAAAAGACAAATTCTGGAATGAATTGAAGTAAGATGTTCGATTACATGATTGGTCATGCTCAGTGTATCAAACTCGCCCTTGAACAGGTC is drawn from Lineus longissimus chromosome 1, tnLinLong1.2, whole genome shotgun sequence and contains these coding sequences:
- the LOC135503582 gene encoding uncharacterized protein LOC135503582, with protein sequence MKGIVGFQNSTSAIRRWCITSTQRGISVTELRRLTGLLPEEQPRTQLRPSRIKKDNRQAQVLLDAVTESCDPFSGPASTSAILLNIATGKGASATTQEYLTKSLPTGHGLQKKFREECVEDSSRLLKPIKRRKVNNFASENTKTKRSASSKAIPVVNSQRDKFIRMLVVISQETNFDLEHVVSYPITDFPLAIAQPDGSLLKTTKSKLLDKLESMQDGMTTLPHIDATLIDGGLLLHSYLSAVGNISSYGNLARGLLGHVCSSIAHGQEIHVLFDKYLPSSLKESERKLRGVEDQPFIISGSEQAPKQSCQKLLQNGIFKDQLAKFLMIEWQEDQYGAILGKKTLLVSYGGNCLRIVFSQTSCKMTVNSPDSLQGNHEEADTLIAFHAASVTGSLLIRAADTDVIVIILGMLGRNII